One window of Paralichthys olivaceus isolate ysfri-2021 chromosome 20, ASM2471397v2, whole genome shotgun sequence genomic DNA carries:
- the LOC109631873 gene encoding coagulation factor XI-like → MGSCLILLGLLSICSFCFSQECGQELFVNVDFPGTDITFLYSPDVKHCQQLCTEHPSCLFFTFIRQDWTRDNRNFYCYLKVPPSLKPKAPLQGVTSGFSLKKCPSELQQCQSQLYQNVDFLGADYRSLFTSSDEECQRVCTQDPDCRFFTFVNGIFTPENIRYKCHLKHSWSVPRTPVIKREAGAVSGFSHNLQITQYFQPVCQGKLLLNTDVQGDNIEKLPAASAEHCQALCTDNPRCTYFSYTSDNFQCNLKGNPSEMVTRAKVGVTSGIPVHLCWMNDSWLQVSHEGVNFQGSDIRFESIEFPDICQRTCSIDRLCQFYTYFTESYSNPDLRGRCYLKRVITAPSPTTVKKLNNVVSGFSLRSCA, encoded by the exons ATGGGGTCCTGTTTGATTTTATTGGGTCTGCTCTCtatctgcagcttctgcttcaGTCAAG AGTGTGGTCAAGAGTTATTCGTGAATGTGGATTTCCCGGGAACAGATATAACATTCCTCTACTCTCCGGATGTGAAGCACTGTCAGCAGCTGTGCACCGAGCACCCCTCCTGTCTCTTCTTCACCTTTATTCGACAAGACTGGACCAGAGATAACAG GAACTTCTACTGCTACCTCAAGGTCCCTCCCTCTTTAAAGCCCAAGGCCCCACTACAGGGTGTCACTTCAGGCTTTTCTCTCAAAAAGTGCCCCTCAGAGCTAC AACaatgtcagtctcagctgtacCAGAACGTGGACTTCCTGGGGGCAGACTACAGATCATTGTTCACATCCAGTGATGAAGAGTGTCAGAGGGTCTGCACGCAGGACCCCGACTGTCGGTTCTTTACTTTTGTAAATGGCATCTTCACACCAGAGAACATAAG ATACAAATGTCACCTTAAACACAGCTGGTCAGTACCGAGGACTCCTGTAATAAAAAGAGAGGCTGGCGCAGTATCTGGATTCTCCCACAATCTGCAAATAACTCAATACTTTCAACCAG tttgcCAGGGAAAGCTTCTTTTAAACACTGACGTCCAGGGAGACAACATTGAAAAGCTGCCCGCTGCCTCTGCTGAACACTGTCAGGCTCTGTGCACTGATAATCCACGCTGTACATATTTCTCTTATACCAG CGATAACTTCCAATGTAACTTGAAGGGAAATCCATCTGAAATGGTGACCAGAGCCAAAGTGGGAGTCACATCTGGGATACCGGTGCACCTCTGCTGGATGAATGACA GTTGGCTTCAAGTGTCTCATGAAGGAGTCAATTTCCAAGGTTCTGACATTCGCTTTGAGTCGATTGAATTTCCAGACATATGTCAGAGGACCTGTTCTATAGATCGTCTTTGCCAGTTCTACACCTACTTCACTGAATCCTACTCCAACCCTGATTTAAG ggggcgctgttatCTCAAGCGTGTCATCACAGCACCTTCTCCTACAACAGTtaagaaattgaataatgtCGTGTCTGGATTCTCCCTGAGGAGCTGtgcatag
- the LOC109631500 gene encoding glutathione S-transferase A, producing the protein MAQDMTLLWGSGSPPCWRVMITLEEKNLQGYNSKMLAFEKMEHKSQAVMNINPRGQLPSFKHGSNVVNESCGACLYLESQFKSQGTKLIPDCPAEQALMYQRMFESLTLGQKMGDVIYYNWKFPEGERHDSAVKRNKENLITELKLWEGYLQKASGSFVAGKDFSLADIIFFPGVAYLFHFGLCEERYPKLAAYYNCLKVRPSIKASWPPTWLENPKAQDMLKDF; encoded by the exons ATGGCCCAGGACATGACTCTGCTGTGGGGCTCCGGCTCTCCTCCCTGCTGGAGGGTCATGATCACCCTGGAGGAGAAGAATCTGCAGGGCTACAACAGCAAAATGCTCGCCTTCGAGAAAATGGAGCACAAGTCCCAAGCTGTCATGAACATCAACCCCAGGGGTCAG CTTCCTTCCTTCAAACATGGGAGCAACGTTGTGAATGAGTCTTGCGGTGCCTGCTTATACCTGGAG AGCCAGTTCAAGTCCCAGGGAACCAAGCTGATCCCCGACTGCCCCGCTGAGCAGGCATTGATGTACCAGCGCATGTTTGAGAGTCTCACGCTCGGCCAGAAAATGG gggATGTTATCTACTACAACTGGAAGTtcccagagggagagagacacgaCTCTGCTgtgaagagaaacaaagagaatctgatcactgagctgaagctgtGGGAGGGATATCTGCAGAAG GCGTCCGGCTCGTTCGTGGCGGGAAAGGACTTCTCACTGGCTGATATCATTTTTTTCCCTGGTGTCGCTTATCTCTTCCATTTTGG GTTGTGTGAGGAGCGTTACCCCAAACTGGCGGCGTACTACAACTGTCTGAAGGTGAGACCCAGCATCAAAGCCAGCTGGCCCCCCACCTGGCTGGAGAATCCAAAGGCACAAGACATGCTGAAAGACTTCTGA
- the LOC109631755 gene encoding glutathione S-transferase A-like: protein MAQDLTLLWGSGSPPCWRVMIALEEKNLQGYNHKLLSFEKMEHKSQQVLDINPRGQLPSFKHGDNVVNDSYAACFYLESQFKSQGTQLIPDSPAEQALMYQRMFEGLTFYEKLNAVIYYDWFVPEDERHDSALKRNREALATELKLWEGYLQKSGTYLAGPSLSLADVTVFPTVATLFRFGLSAESYPQLGQYYTLLKERPSVKASWPPHWLENPTGQETLKDI from the exons ATGGCCCAGGACCTGACTCTGTTATGGGGCTCCGGCTCTCCTCCCTGCTGGAGGGTGATGATCGCCCTGGAGGAGAAGAACCTGCAGGGCTACAACCACAAACTGCTCTCCTTCGAGAAAATGGAGCACAAGTCCCAACAGGTGTTGGATATAAACCCCCGGGGTCAG CTCCCCTCTTTCAAACATGGAGACAACGTTGTGAATGATTCCTACGCAGCCTGTTTCTACCTGGAG AGTCAGTTCAAGTCCCAGGGAACCCAGCTGATCCCGGACAGCCCTGCAGAACAAGCTCTGATGTACCAACGCATGTTCGAGGGTCTGACGTTCTACGAAAAACTTA atGCAGTTATCTACTATGACTGGTTTGTCCCTGAGGACGAGCGGCATGACTCAGCTCTCAAGAGAAACAGGGAGGCTCTGGCAACCGAACTCAAACTCTGGGAAGGCTACCTGCAGAAG tcGGGCACGTACCTGGCAGGACCGTCCCTCTCACTGGCTGACGTGACTGTTTTTCCAACTGTTGCCACACTTTTCAGATTCGG GTTATCTGCGGAGAGTTACCCTCAGCTCGGACAGTATTACACTCTGCTGAAGGAGAGACCCAGCGTTAAAGCCAGCTGGCCCCCTCATTGGCTGGAGAACCCCACGGGCCAAGAAACACTCAAAGACATCTGA